In Prochlorococcus marinus str. MIT 1214, one DNA window encodes the following:
- a CDS encoding aldolase catalytic domain-containing protein: MKSNIVNIDCTLRDGGYYNYWNFSYEFVKNYLLALSVAKINYVELGFRLLKNKGFKGAYAFCNDDFLNNLDIPAGINVAIMINADDLISANQLNSEILKMLVPLDKKNSKVDLLRIACTFDDFEIIAPAFKILKQKGYKTAVNIMQVSKIRENQFKKIAIIANENEIDIIYLADSFGALNPDDIVDIVRFLKKFWDGQIGFHAHDNKGFALINTLKAIENGIVWVDSTINGMGRGAGNTKTEELVLCLERYKKDKTNLIPLLKMINNDFKKLKEKYLWGTNSYYFMAADCSIHPTYIQTILSDDRFKEEDILSVINYLECEDSTKFISDQLESSKNFYHGKPIGTFSPITILNNKEVLIIGSSKNLELHRKALEDFIRKQKPVVIALNACSQIDESLIDYRIACNPMRLMADLDIYLGLTQPLITPLSMLPKSLSRKLRRKNVLDYGIGISKDGFEFNKSYGIIPNQLVFAYVLSFIASGKAKKAFLSGFEGYGLGDIRNSEINELIDKFKQRANNLRLIAITPSQYSGLEKISIYGI, from the coding sequence ATGAAGAGTAATATTGTAAATATCGACTGTACATTGAGAGATGGGGGTTATTATAACTATTGGAATTTTTCTTATGAGTTCGTAAAAAATTATCTACTTGCTTTAAGTGTTGCTAAAATTAATTATGTAGAGCTTGGATTTCGATTACTAAAAAACAAGGGCTTTAAGGGTGCATATGCATTTTGTAATGATGACTTTTTAAATAATCTTGATATTCCAGCTGGAATTAATGTCGCAATTATGATTAATGCTGATGATTTAATTTCAGCTAATCAGTTAAATAGTGAAATACTTAAAATGTTAGTTCCTTTAGATAAAAAAAATTCTAAAGTAGATTTATTAAGGATTGCATGTACATTTGATGATTTTGAAATCATAGCTCCTGCTTTTAAAATATTAAAACAGAAAGGTTATAAAACAGCTGTAAATATTATGCAAGTTTCTAAAATAAGAGAAAATCAATTTAAGAAAATTGCAATAATAGCTAATGAAAATGAGATTGATATAATTTATTTAGCTGATAGCTTTGGTGCCTTAAATCCCGATGATATTGTAGATATTGTAAGATTTTTAAAAAAGTTTTGGGATGGTCAAATTGGATTTCATGCTCATGATAATAAAGGCTTTGCTTTGATAAATACTTTAAAAGCAATTGAAAATGGAATCGTTTGGGTTGACAGTACTATTAATGGGATGGGTAGAGGCGCTGGTAATACTAAGACGGAGGAATTAGTATTATGCTTGGAAAGATATAAGAAAGATAAAACAAATTTGATTCCTCTTTTGAAAATGATAAATAATGATTTTAAAAAACTCAAAGAAAAATATCTATGGGGAACTAATTCCTATTATTTCATGGCGGCTGACTGCTCTATTCATCCAACTTATATTCAAACTATTTTATCAGATGATAGATTTAAAGAAGAGGATATTTTGTCTGTAATTAATTATTTAGAATGCGAAGATTCTACAAAATTTATTTCTGATCAATTAGAAAGCTCGAAAAATTTCTATCATGGAAAACCTATTGGAACATTTTCTCCAATTACAATATTAAATAATAAAGAAGTTTTAATTATTGGATCTAGTAAGAATTTAGAGCTTCATAGAAAAGCCCTTGAAGATTTTATTAGAAAACAAAAACCTGTTGTTATTGCATTGAACGCTTGTTCTCAAATTGATGAAAGTTTGATTGATTATCGTATCGCATGCAATCCAATGAGATTAATGGCTGATTTAGATATATATTTAGGCTTAACTCAGCCATTGATCACTCCGTTATCAATGCTTCCAAAATCTTTGTCTCGCAAACTTAGACGGAAAAACGTATTGGACTATGGAATTGGCATTTCAAAGGATGGATTTGAATTTAATAAGAGCTATGGAATAATACCTAATCAATTGGTATTTGCATACGTTCTTTCATTTATTGCTAGTGGTAAAGCTAAAAAGGCTTTTCTTTCTGGATTTGAAGGTTATGGTTTGGGAGATATTCGAAATTCAGAAATTAATGAATTGATTGATAAATTTAAACAGAGAGCAAATAACTTACGACTGATAGCTATTACTCCTAGTCAATATTCTGGATTAGAAAAAATAAGTATATATGGAATATAG